One part of the Anopheles coustani chromosome 2, idAnoCousDA_361_x.2, whole genome shotgun sequence genome encodes these proteins:
- the LOC131263619 gene encoding homeotic protein spalt-major-like: protein MIQVDSVGYSSNVKDEPSAVEDMKENGCIDNEGTIAKPSAQLLAKMSEEYAEKAASAAAAATRLNDHHLHHAHYQSAATTGRHQEQGSDRADDQIAHNEDNLSEDENNDDEEMADGTAAPGSAAANDRESGHESGGESRDDRKGPGSECATGRSSPRSPVSLVGRGGEGLGAMLCGAGPGDDPSTTAAAAAAAAALGGPAAAAIAAAAAAAAAAKGTIPGAVGGGVGLSAADFNPAAAAFGFPAAPAPAPGMSIQAFQNAIAQFTANALANNMDNDTVVKNLAILQSALFTLQQQQFLQFQLIQHLQSQLVKKHTEKEDVAASLLGGALGGLAEGVGAGVDSATIGFLNNNNNNHNQHNHNKSSPQQHHLQQHPNHASSRLQQHHQHLQQQQQQQHQQQQQHHQQNLKNEPQDLRKSQPAAHHAMDAEDEEEVEEEGIEDAFSKSYQMANMMAAAAAAAKSHVPNHVNELLLRPSIHPVPEEELRKPKATEANSIFGSSSSSAGDKRTPNESASLSSAVSVSLPSSAAQTTSSTNASSSANASSGRSEKDEILTYHQEHGGSMGSFSSLAANIITDHAPSMLGEPNSLAMLEKKAQEVLNSASQGILSNNLLDELAFANDKSSPNGRNDAALFKHRCRYCGKIFGSDSSLQIHIRSHTGERPYKCNVCGSRFTTKGNLKVHFQRHSDKYPHIPMNPNPVPEHLDKYFPPLIPQEALKEQQQQQQQQQQQQQSGQPPSQSSPMPTGGSAGPGPGGPGAFPGALDGRAPAGFPPRGFFPDFYIPRPPHAQLQELFGASANDAAARNPVDLSQMKKPEPVPPTRDATPEMRHSPELSNDAIPSAKIKQEPMEESLDLSDKSSKVASAVPARSTSTPIQHHHHHHRDHEESKDSSKDEPHLMDQSDQLKEDSGAVGAGGLNNSTSEKEFPLKLKNNSIENLATVPSVSPPSSSSSGSLYQDTVLDPSFYAAHLPRPDSNDSSWENFIEISSETSKLQELVDNIENKTSEPNQCLVCKKVLSCRSALQMHYRVHTGERPFRCKICGRSFTTKGNLKTHMSVHRIKPPMRTLHQCPVCHQKFSNIFVLQQHIRLHTGEMTDLTPDQIKAAEIKDYDGGVPPPPHPDALRLNPFGMRLASEFHQQQQHLVQQQQQQMHQQQQQQQQQQQQQQQQQQQNKRSLEHSDEENDHENGGGQQHQVSMDRGTTPIGKMPKVPIHEKLKVKTGLTSPAIDSQVEDLRTMNLQRLSMRSLPPAEDGFSRDSSSASPTTATSDAKRLRSSSPSNASSSTIHSRRSPISTPPTVGGAEQASAAGRAAAAAAAAVAFPYGPPFLGMPQFPPFINRPPFLGNVPIVPPGSSMPPFGLFGVRGNTTTCNICFKTFACNSALEIHYRSHTKERPFKCSICDRGFSTKGNMKQHMLTHKIRDMFGSSGGNSGDESRTQTPPQDNHSQSSNGSESHQQQQTHHQQQDGAAQDYTPSGGGHRYGGGSRERSRSAGSYDGAPSGGKQSEANEAGLAASMPDENGSSSLQSSASDRGSSPTPLMAGSAAAVAAAAAAAAAAAAASSNNNYSEYMGKEVVDLKNWCQKLKEMPENIAAS from the exons ATATGAAGGAGAATGGTTGCATCGATAACGAGGGCACAATCGCGAAACCGTCGGCGCAATTGTTAGCGAAGATGTCGGAGGAATACGCCGAAAAGGCGgcgtcggcggcggcggcggcaactCGACTGAACgaccatcatcttcatcatgcGCATTATCAGTCGGCGGCCACGACAGGTCGCCATCAGGAGCAGGGCTCAGATCGGGCGGACGATCAGATCGCGCATAACGAGGATAATTTAAGTGAGGATGAAAACAATGACGACGAGGAGATGGCCGACGGGACGGCGGCGCCGGGGTCGGCGGCCGCAAACGATCGGGAAAGTGGCCACGAGAGCGGCGGCGAAAGCCGGGACGACCGGAAGGGGCCGGGAAGTGAGTGTGCGACGGGCCGCAGCAGTCCACGATCTCCGGTTTCACTCGTGGGCCGAGGTGGGGAAGGGCTGGGGGCGATGCTATGTGGAGCTGGGCCGGGAGATGACCCTTCCACTACGGCAGCGGCCGcagccgccgcagccgccCTCGGAGGTCCCGCAGCAGCCGCcattgcagcagcagcggccgccgcagcagcagcgaagGGCACGATACCGGGGGCGGTAGGTGGTGGGGTGGGCCTATCGGCGGCCGACTTCAatccggcggcggcggcgttcGGCTTCCCGGCGGCTCCCGCACCCGCCCCAGGAATGTCGATTCAGGCGTTCCAGAACGCCATCGCTCAGTTCACGGCGAACGCGCTGGCCAACAACATGGACAACGACACGGTGGTGAAGAACCTGGCCATCCTCCAGTCGGCGCTGTTTacgctgcagcagcaacagttccTCCAGTTCCAGCTCATCCAGCACCTGCAGTCGCAGTTGGTCAAGAAGCACACGGAGAAGGAGGACGTCGCCGCGTCCCTGCTGGGTGGAGCGTTGGGGGGACTAGCGGAAGGCGTCGGAGCGGGCGTTGACAGTGCAACGATCGGTTtcctcaacaacaacaataacaatcaCAACCAACACAATCACAACAAGAGCAGTCCGCAGCAGCATCACCTGCAGCAACACCCGAACCACGCCAGCAGTCGTCTGCAGCAACACCATCAAcacctgcagcagcagcagcagcaacagcaccagcaacagcagcaacatcatcagCAGAACCTGAAGAACGAACCACAGGATCTGCGGAAGTCCCAGCCGGCGGCTCATCACGCCATGGACGCGGAAGACGAGGAggaagtggaggaggagggCATCGAGGATGCGTTCAGCAAGAGCTACCAGATGGCGAACATGATGGCGGcggccgccgcagccgccAAATCGCACGTCCCGAACCACGTCAACGAGCTGTTGTTGCGGCCTTCGATTCATCCCGTTCCGGAAGAGGAGCTAAG GAAACCAAAAGCAACGGAGGCGAACAGCATCTTCGGGTCCTCTTCATCGTCAGCGGGGGACAAACGGACCCCGAACGAATCGGCGTCACTGTCCAGCGCAGTGTCCGTTTCGTTGCCATCCTCCGCGGCTCAAACCACCTCCAGCACGAACGCGTCCAGCAGCGCTAACGCCAGCAGTGGACGATCGGAAAAGGACGAAATCTTGACCTACCACCAGGAGCACGGTGGCTCCATGGGTAGCTTCTCTTCGTTGGCGGCCAACATTATCACCGACCACGCCCCTTCGATGCTGGGAGAGCCGAATTCGCTGGCCATGTTGGAGAAGAAGGCACAGGAAGTGCTGAACTCCGCGTCGCAGGGGATTCTCTCCAATAACTTGCTGGATGAGTTGGCCTTCGCTAACGATAAGTCGTCCCCGAATGGGCGCAACGACGCGGCACTGTTCAAACACCGGTGCCGGTACTGTGGCAAGATCTTTGGGTCCGATTCCTCGCTGCAGATTCACATCCGGTCACATACGGGCGAAAGGCCGTACAAGTGTAACGTGTGCGGGAGTCGGTTCACGACCAAGGGCAACCTGAAGGTTCACTTCCAGCGGCACTCGGACAAGTACCCGCACATCCCGATGAACCCGAATCCGGTGCCGGAGCATCTGGACAAGTACTTCCCGCCCCTGATCCCTCAGGAGGCACTcaaggagcagcagcaacagcagcagcaacagcagcagcagcagcagtctgGCCAGCCACCCTCGCAGTCGTCGCCCATGCCAACGGGAGGATCGGCCGGGCCGGGTCCTGGCGGTCCGGGCGCATTCCCCGGAGCGCTGGATGGACGCGCTCCGGCTGGTTTCCCTCCGCGAGGATTCTTCCCGGACTTTTACATCCCGCGACCACCGCATGCCCAACTTCAGGAACTGTTTGGCGCTTCGGCAAACGATGCGGCCGCACGCAATCCGGTCGATCTGTCGCAGATGAAGAAACCGGAACCGGTGCCACCAACGCGTGATGCCACGCCCGAGATGCGCCATTCGCCCGAGCTCTCGAACGATGCGATCCCCTCCGCCAAGATCAAGCAGGAACCGATGGAAGAATCGCTCGATCTGTCGGACAAGTCCTCGAAGGTGGCTTCGGCAGTCCCGGCGCGATCAACCAGTACACCTATccagcatcaccatcaccatcaccgagATCACGAGGAGTCAAAGGATTCGTCCAAAGATGAGCCGCACCTGATGGATCAGTCGGATCAGCTCAAGGAGGACAGTGGAGCCGTCGGCGCTGGAGGCTTGAACAACTCGACCAGTGAGAAGGAGTTCCCGTTGAAGCTGAAGAACAACTCGATTGAGAACTTGGCCACGGTACCTTCGGTGTCGCCTCCTTCCAGCTCATCCTCGGGCTCGCTCTACCAGGACACGGTACTGGACCCGTCGTTCTACGCCGCGCATCTCCCGCGTCCCGATAGCAACGACAGTTCGTGGGAGAACTTCATCGAGATCTCGTCGGAAACGTCGAAGCTGCAGGAGCTGGTGGACAACATCGAGAACAAGACGTCCGAGCCGAACCAGTGCCTGGTGTGCAAGAAGGTCCTCTCGTGCCGAAGCGCCCTACAGATGCACTACCGAGTGCACACGGGTGAGCGTCCGTTCCGGTGCAAAATCTGTGGCCGCTCGTTCACCACCAAGGGGAACCTGAAGACGCACATGAGCGTACACCGTATCAAGCCACCGATGCGCACCCTGCACCAGTGTCCCGTCTGCCACCAGAAGTTCTCCAACATCTTCGTCCTGCAGCAGCACATACGGCTGCACACGGGAGAGATGACGGACCTGACGCCGGACCAAATTAAGGCCGCCGAGATCAAAGACTACGACGGTGGAGTGCCTCCTCCGCCGCATCCCGACGCGCTGCGGTTGAATCCCTTCGGCATGCGGTTAGCCAGTGAgttccaccagcagcagcaacatctcgtccagcagcagcaacaacagatgcatcaacagcaacaacaacagcagcagcagcagcagcagcagcaacaacaacaacagcagaacAAGCGCTCCCTCGAGCACTCGGATGAAGAGAACGACCACGAGAATGGCGGAGGGCAGCAACATCAGGTGTCGATGGATCGTGGCACGACTCCTATCGGGAAGATGCCCAAGGTTCCTATCCACGAGAAGCTGAAGGTCAAGACGGGCCTCACTTCGCCCGCCATCGACTCTCAGGTGGAGGACCTCCGCACGATGAACCTCCAGCGTCTCTCGATGCGGTCGCTTCCACCGGCCGAGGATGGGTTCTCCCGTGACTCCTCCTCGGCAAGCCCCACAACCGCCACCTCCGACGCCAAGCGCCTCCGCTCGTCCAGCCCCTCGAATGCGTCCTCCTCGACGATCCACTCGCGTCGCTCCCCCATTTCAACACCCCCGACCGTCGGAGGCGCCGAGCAGGCGAGCGCGGCCGGACGAGCCGCTGcggccgccgcagccgccgtTGCCTTCCCGTACGGACCCCCCTTCCTCGGCATGCCCCAGTTCCCGCCCTTCATCAACCGACCGCCCTTCCTCGGCAACGTTCCGATCGTCCCGCCCGGCTCCAGCATGCCACCGTTCGGACTTTTCG GCGTTCGTGGAAACACAACAACTTGTAATATTTGCTTTAAAACTTTCGCCTGTAATTCCGCACTCGAAATTCATTACCGAAGCCATACGAAGGAGCGCCCATTCAAATGTTCAATCTGCGATCGAGGATTCTCTACAAAG GGAAATATGAAGCAGCACATGCTCACTCACAAAATCCGTGATATGTTCGGCAGCTCGGGTGGCAATTCCGGTGATGAGTCACGAACTCAGACACCGCCCCAGGACAACCATTCGCAGTCGTCCAACGGTTCGGAgtcgcaccagcagcagcaaacccatcaccagcagcaggatGGAGCTGCCCAGGACTACACCCCTTCCGGCGGTGGCCATCGGTACGGCGGCGGAAGTCGCGAACGCTCTCGTTCGGCAGGAAGCTACGACGGGGCGCCCTCTGGTGGCAAGCAGTCGGAAGCGAACGAAGCAGGCCTTGCCGCTTCCATGCCAGACGAAAACGGTTCCAGCAGCCTGCAGTCGAGTGCGTCCGACCGGGGTAGCTCACCGACGCCCCTAATGGCCGGAAGTGCAGCCGCAGTggccgctgctgccgccgctgccgccgccgcagccgccgccTCCTCGAACAACAACTACAGCGAGTATATGGGCAAAGAGGTGGTCGATCTGAAGAATTGGTGCCAGAAGCTGAAGGAAATGCCGGAGAACATTGCCGCAAGTTGA